The Streptomyces hundungensis genome contains the following window.
CGCCGGGCACGGGCAAGACGACGCTCGCCTATGTGGTGTCCAAGGCCACCAACAAGCGGTTCGTCGAGCTCTCGGCGATCACCGCGGGCGTCAAGGAGGTCCGCGCGGTCATCGACGGAGCGCGCCGCGCCATCGGCGGCTTCGGCAAGGAGACCGTCCTCTTCCTGGACGAGATCCACCGCTTCTCCAAGGCCCAGCAGGACTCGCTGCTTCCCGCCGTCGAGAACCGCTGGGTCACCCTGATCGCGGCGACCACCGAGAACCCGTACTTCTCGGTGATCTCCCCCCTGCTCTCGCGCTCCCTCCTGCTCACCCTCGAACCGCTCACCGACGACGACCTGCGGGCCCTGGTCCGGCGGGCGCTCACCGAGGAGCGGGGTCTCGGATCCGCCGTCACCCTGCCCGAGGACGCCGAGGCGCATCTGCTGCGCATCGCGGGCGGCGACGCGCGGCGCGCCCTGACCGCCCTGGAGGCGGCGGCCGGTTCGGCGCTCGCCAAGTCCGAGCAGGAGATCACGCTCCAGACCCTGGAGGAGACCGTCGACCGGGCGGCGGTGACGTACGACAAGGGTGGCGACCAGCACTACGACGTGGCGAGCGCGCTGATCAAGTCGATCCGCGGCTCGGACGTGGACGCGGCCCTGCACTATCTGGCCCGCATGATCGAAGCGGGCGAGGACCCGCGTTTCATCGCCCGGCGCCTGATCATCTCCGCGAGCGAGGACATCGGCCTGGCCGACCCGACGGCGCTGCCCACGGCGGTCGCGGCCGCGCAGGCCGTCGCCCTCATCGGATTCCCGGAAGCGGCGCTGACGCTGAGCCACGCCACGATCGCGCTGGCGCTGGCCCCGAAGTCCAACTCGGCGACGACCGCGATCGGCGCCGCGATGGCGGACGTCCGGGCGGGCCTGGCCGGCCCGGTCCCGCCCCATCTGCGCGACGGCCACTACAAGGGCGCGGCCAAGCTGGGCCACGCGCAGGGCTATGTCTACCCGCACGACGTGCCGGGCGCGATCGCCTCCCAGCAGTACGCGCCGGACGCCGTGGCGGACAAGCGCTACTACGAGCCGACCCGGTACGGCGCGGAGGCCCGGTACGCGGACGTGGTGGAGAAGGTGCGCGAGCGCCTGAGCCGGGAGGGGGACTGACCCCTCTGCGGGGATGCGGGCCTCTCTGCGGGGATCCGGGCGGCGCTGCCTAGCCGTCCGCGGCCTCGAAGAGCCGGCGCATCGCTCGGCGCAGAGCCGTGATGTCGGCCACCGGCTCGGGGAAGTCGAAGCGGGCGTCGAAGGTGTGGCCGTCGCTCCGGCCGAAACGCACCCGAAGACCGAAGCGGTCGAGCGCCAGTGGGGTGACCCGCGCCACCCCCTCCCGCTCCACGAGCCCGCACAGCAGCCCGAGTTGCTCCCCGTGGGCGGAGGCGAGGTGCTGGAGGAGTTCGGTCTCGTATCGCACCAGCGGATCGGGCGCGGCCCGCGCGAAGTCCCCGCGGCCCACCGTGGCCGCGCCCCACAGGTCGTCCACGGAGGCCTCGTCCACCGCGAGGCGGAGCATGACCTGTCCGGGGCCCGCCTGTCCGGGCACCGGGGTCAGCCGCCCGGAGACCCAGGCCCGGCCGCGGATCCGGTGGGGGACGGAGACCGGAGCCACATCCGTGAGCTCCAGGA
Protein-coding sequences here:
- a CDS encoding replication-associated recombination protein A — protein: MEPDLFTAAAEDRQEKDPAGSPLAVRMRPRVLDEVVGQQHLLKQGSPLRRLVGEGAGGPAGPSSVILWGPPGTGKTTLAYVVSKATNKRFVELSAITAGVKEVRAVIDGARRAIGGFGKETVLFLDEIHRFSKAQQDSLLPAVENRWVTLIAATTENPYFSVISPLLSRSLLLTLEPLTDDDLRALVRRALTEERGLGSAVTLPEDAEAHLLRIAGGDARRALTALEAAAGSALAKSEQEITLQTLEETVDRAAVTYDKGGDQHYDVASALIKSIRGSDVDAALHYLARMIEAGEDPRFIARRLIISASEDIGLADPTALPTAVAAAQAVALIGFPEAALTLSHATIALALAPKSNSATTAIGAAMADVRAGLAGPVPPHLRDGHYKGAAKLGHAQGYVYPHDVPGAIASQQYAPDAVADKRYYEPTRYGAEARYADVVEKVRERLSREGD
- a CDS encoding DUF2470 domain-containing protein, with the protein product MPSAAERTRTLVHSTCSAVLLLPGPGGGRPEQLLTGERGVGPDGDLFLVLPANSPAAGAAGRAQDDAVPAVLELTDVAPVSVPHRIRGRAWVSGRLTPVPGQAGPGQVMLRLAVDEASVDDLWGAATVGRGDFARAAPDPLVRYETELLQHLASAHGEQLGLLCGLVEREGVARVTPLALDRFGLRVRFGRSDGHTFDARFDFPEPVADITALRRAMRRLFEAADG